A section of the Deltaproteobacteria bacterium genome encodes:
- a CDS encoding transglycosylase SLT domain-containing protein produces the protein MMPKRGSAVDNSVENAIPQDHFAEFQAEPVPLVMNDRVQDWITYFQGAGRERFTLYLSRSGKYIPMMKKILRQYGLPEDLVYLALIESGFNPHAYSRARATGTWQFIYRTGLRYGLRVDAWIDERRDPEKSTVAAAKYLKDLHDRFDDWYLAAAGYNAGEGKIQRAIYRYRTEDFWEMSRRKYLKRETKNYVPKLIAAALISKNPKEYGFADVPYEDPVHYDKVIIETPTDLRVAAECAGVTYEEIKVLNPELSLWVTPPHYPDYELKVPHGTEDRFKVRYAALTPAERIATSVHEVKGKESLTQIASRYRIPPKFLAAVNRVSPEGRLDAGQQILIPNSPPEGERFKDPVFKEKGKHRAKASGKKVALKKPMPKIQSPLVRSGGSFTVHTVRPGDTLWEIAKQYNVSVQEIKRWNKITHHRQVQPGQRLKILIPGPPPSDKV, from the coding sequence ATGATGCCTAAGAGGGGCAGCGCCGTCGACAACTCGGTCGAAAATGCAATCCCGCAGGATCACTTCGCAGAATTTCAGGCAGAACCGGTCCCTCTCGTGATGAACGATCGTGTACAGGACTGGATTACTTATTTTCAGGGGGCCGGCAGGGAACGGTTCACCCTTTATCTGAGCCGTTCCGGAAAATATATCCCGATGATGAAGAAGATCCTGCGACAGTACGGTCTGCCGGAGGATCTGGTCTATCTCGCGCTCATTGAGAGTGGTTTCAATCCCCATGCCTATTCCCGCGCACGAGCGACCGGGACATGGCAGTTCATCTATCGTACCGGGCTCCGTTACGGCCTTCGAGTCGATGCCTGGATTGATGAGCGTCGTGATCCTGAAAAATCGACCGTTGCCGCTGCGAAGTATCTGAAGGATCTCCACGATCGTTTCGATGACTGGTATCTCGCCGCAGCAGGTTACAACGCGGGAGAGGGGAAGATCCAACGCGCGATCTATCGGTATCGAACCGAGGATTTTTGGGAAATGTCGAGACGAAAGTATCTGAAGCGTGAAACGAAAAATTATGTCCCCAAGTTGATTGCGGCAGCCCTCATCAGCAAAAATCCGAAGGAGTATGGTTTCGCCGATGTTCCGTATGAAGATCCGGTTCACTACGACAAGGTGATTATCGAGACACCCACTGACCTTCGCGTCGCTGCTGAATGCGCAGGGGTCACCTATGAAGAGATCAAGGTCTTGAATCCCGAGTTGAGCCTGTGGGTCACACCGCCTCATTATCCAGACTATGAGCTGAAGGTCCCTCATGGGACAGAGGACCGATTCAAGGTTCGTTACGCTGCGCTGACACCAGCGGAAAGGATCGCGACCTCGGTTCATGAGGTCAAAGGAAAAGAATCCTTGACTCAGATCGCCTCCCGATACCGGATCCCGCCTAAATTTTTAGCGGCAGTGAATCGGGTCAGTCCGGAAGGGCGTCTTGATGCCGGCCAGCAGATCTTGATTCCGAACAGTCCTCCCGAAGGGGAGCGGTTTAAAGACCCTGTCTTCAAGGAAAAGGGGAAACATCGCGCGAAGGCATCGGGGAAGAAGGTGGCACTGAAAAAGCCGATGCCGAAGATCCAATCCCCGCTAGTGAGATCAGGAGGGAGCTTTACGGTTCATACCGTCAGGCCCGGAGATACGCTGTGGGAGATTGCGAAGCAATATAATGTCAGCGTTCAGGAGATCAAGCGGTGGAACAAGATCACCCATCACAGGCAGGTTCAGCCGGGGCAACGTTTGAAGATCCTTATTCCAGGTCCTCCCCCCTCCGACAAGGTCTAA
- a CDS encoding CopG family transcriptional regulator yields the protein MKKKIKYTNEPMGVLKVVEDFLPPPHELVFKKENMKVTISLSRASIEFFKRKAKEQHTQYQKMIRKLIDLYTLHYQ from the coding sequence ATGAAAAAGAAAATCAAATACACCAATGAACCGATGGGGGTCTTGAAAGTCGTAGAGGATTTTCTCCCTCCGCCTCATGAGCTGGTCTTCAAGAAAGAAAACATGAAGGTAACGATCTCTCTGAGTCGAGCTAGTATTGAATTTTTCAAGAGAAAGGCCAAAGAGCAACATACCCAGTATCAGAAGATGATCCGAAAGCTCATTGATCTTTACACCCTGCATTATCAATAA
- a CDS encoding S41 family peptidase, whose translation MKKLRLALLILLIGLSSPSYSEKKEVKNNEDLYKHLDLFTKVLHFVQINYVEEVSEKDMIYGAIRGMLATLDPHSAFLSPDIYDELKVDTEGKFGGVGIEVTMKDNILTVVSPIEGTPAYEAKIREGDKILKIDEVSTREMTLPDAVKRMRGKRGSKITLTIKRENREPFNVTLIRNIIRIQSVRSELIEGGYGYLRISSFQEETGKELEKSLKKFKEPLRGLIIDLRNNPGGLLDQAIEVADRFLKEGTIVSTVSRNEETDKQEAVKAGNEPDYPIVVLINGGTASASEIVAGALQDHKRAVLLGTQTFGKGSVQTIFEVGQGAALKLTVARYFTPSGRSIQAEGIKPDLMVSTPESAEAIKLSERLVREKDLKGHLEGEKEKNGKKSAEAEEETEIDFQKEAAINYLKSWDVFQKKE comes from the coding sequence ATGAAAAAACTTCGTCTTGCCCTTTTGATCCTTTTGATCGGCCTCTCATCGCCTTCTTATTCCGAGAAAAAAGAGGTCAAAAACAACGAAGATCTCTATAAACATCTCGACCTCTTCACGAAGGTCCTTCATTTTGTTCAGATAAACTACGTCGAAGAGGTTTCCGAAAAGGATATGATCTATGGGGCGATCCGTGGGATGCTCGCCACGCTGGATCCCCATTCCGCTTTCCTCTCCCCCGATATTTATGACGAACTCAAGGTCGACACCGAAGGGAAGTTTGGTGGTGTCGGGATTGAAGTCACTATGAAAGACAATATCCTGACGGTCGTCTCTCCGATCGAAGGAACGCCGGCTTACGAGGCCAAAATTCGTGAGGGGGACAAGATCCTGAAGATCGATGAGGTCTCGACACGGGAAATGACCTTGCCCGATGCGGTCAAAAGAATGCGGGGGAAAAGGGGGAGCAAGATCACCCTCACGATCAAACGGGAAAACAGGGAACCTTTCAATGTTACCCTGATTCGCAATATTATCCGGATCCAGAGTGTCCGATCGGAGTTGATTGAAGGGGGATACGGTTATCTCCGAATCTCCTCCTTCCAGGAGGAAACCGGAAAAGAACTCGAAAAATCCCTTAAGAAATTTAAAGAACCACTGCGGGGGCTGATTATTGATTTAAGAAACAACCCTGGAGGCCTTCTGGATCAAGCGATAGAGGTTGCCGATCGATTCTTAAAAGAAGGAACGATCGTTTCCACAGTGAGCCGCAATGAAGAGACCGATAAACAGGAGGCGGTCAAGGCCGGCAATGAACCCGACTACCCGATCGTTGTCCTGATCAATGGAGGAACCGCATCGGCGAGTGAGATTGTCGCGGGGGCTCTTCAGGATCACAAGCGAGCCGTACTTTTGGGAACCCAAACTTTTGGCAAGGGATCGGTACAAACGATCTTCGAGGTGGGACAAGGGGCCGCCTTGAAACTGACCGTCGCGCGCTATTTCACCCCCTCGGGGCGATCGATCCAGGCAGAGGGGATCAAACCGGATTTGATGGTCTCGACACCGGAATCGGCTGAAGCGATCAAGCTCTCAGAACGCCTCGTGCGTGAAAAAGATCTCAAGGGGCATCTCGAAGGGGAAAAGGAAAAGAATGGAAAGAAGAGCGCTGAGGCCGAGGAAGAAACCGAAATCGACTTTCAAAAAGAGGCGGCGATCAACTACCTGAAGAGCTGGGATGTTTTCCAGAAGAAAGAGTAA
- a CDS encoding BrnT family toxin: MKETFEWDARKDQFNQAKHGVSFGQAQYAFADPRRVIMRDVTHSAGEARYYCIGQASGGILTVRFTYRKGVIRIFGAGYWRRGKAIYEKENQIHQ, translated from the coding sequence GTGAAGGAGACCTTCGAATGGGATGCAAGAAAGGATCAGTTCAATCAGGCGAAACATGGGGTTTCGTTTGGGCAGGCGCAATATGCCTTCGCAGATCCTCGTCGTGTCATCATGAGGGATGTAACGCACAGTGCCGGGGAAGCTCGGTATTATTGCATAGGGCAGGCAAGTGGAGGAATATTGACGGTACGATTCACCTATCGAAAGGGCGTAATTCGCATTTTTGGGGCTGGATACTGGAGAAGGGGTAAGGCGATTTATGAAAAAGAAAATCAAATACACCAATGA
- a CDS encoding DUF4215 domain-containing protein, translating into MKFWAILLIVLSVLLTSPRHAEAVDLWVHALSAVPPSDLDEELGALGFPFNYRLLIHIMPTGSEEVTGVVVRFDFSGSISSLRDIGETDGRCYDTTDPHLALCVVDEIESLGYASIQFSVTPTELGELTATATLVDSYPSDTNATNNSDSFTMTIFSPCGDGTIDAGAGEGCDDGNMVNGDGCDANCTTTSCGNGIQTVGEACDDGNVVNGDGCNDRCEVTFACSDGVDNDTDGLEDIADPGCYTGGNITVAGDYHPEDNDETHEARCGNGAVGDLTTEICDDGNAVDGDGCDLNCTATSCGNGIRTAGEACDDGDSVDTDACRNNCTLPRCGDGIASTGEACDDGNTTPYDGCDMLCQTEPEVRNRRWNIQTIDDGTDEVGKYSSLALGPEGRSYIAYYRDMTNDLMYLKKRENGSWGQFRVTATGSGYTGKLRIVGERMHFLYSRAAVIGEDNLFHQDKPLVGSLSAVSSFPGQGNAADLGLTPWGSPVVTFKKSGSGSCLGTTVASERLALAWREGTTWHCAPITPYSVAGVQSLVVDPTGAIHIVYSLTSEGRTILGYRKSSVPASDGSYSWAGSGTITSTNLLLSGDPSPHTISLSIDVDAANQAHTCYYSSYSHALFYARFESGSWIRDRIDGTLSSYDSNDVGRDCQIAVDRTRGIIHVSYYDNEHHTLKYAQRPLAGRSWAKVTVDSPSGIDVGKYNSLEIDSQGLAHISYYDATNKDLKYATNAGICGNQVLELPEGCDDGNTNNGDSCSAACEQESESGPRCGNATVEIGESCDDGNAVSEDGCSASCQREAVCGNRTVEWGETCDDGNSVSGDRCDSYCLVEPPTSSGSGSSSTVTGGSRSIGGSGGGSGSAGIVATVFEPSGAFYNQIPSPQFQIEEIDPADGAEHWVVANGLIGDGSGYFCSPYRSSTYPLTDEFNAYQDAMGERVTHPDHHSTGFRANAGSYRLYRLTDHCRIEGCGAGVIVPDQQTFLLGIPQVAMSCYPIGKQEFYGDISYEDLEARHDALDDSSRNNWWDNSNFLFGRYLLKKLPVDEVTSSLTLLDDETELLPSGFNYFECPYSKEHLVHSFTCAELAKIDWYKKNNPRISWGTNSGRDGEINQEARIFFKTLLTQAKDRIGAQIADRTTFTDTYQTWGGGGLTNLEREMAEIVINAYNILDDMTPRLVGANCSGFVSCLAETAGIYTGNKIRLKQGPVVRGAIVKYDDTEHDNQFIIRSDIAGDCQAKRALNSDARFNVSDCIPSYGRREDGGIVEDYFPDDPGVEIYDPAPAESGPHFLASRPAPAVKSAPGYACLVAGKLAHQMIHAYFLRTLGHNRMESYPSPEALWEEEQANMTEALVIDALTALNYCPGPLTNTFQKEDFVRSTWTTRYGTATGVGGGNRGKRFYYPSPPVGYDGIFLGPFYTNMSNIAYALYSHDPESARNLALHHAICPILDPPSLMNNNGLSVVPFSLPEPADSRSWTDHPINERNPPADQIGRDQQINRLRNQGGKR; encoded by the coding sequence GTGAAGTTTTGGGCTATCCTCCTGATCGTGCTTTCTGTCCTGCTCACCTCTCCTCGCCATGCGGAGGCGGTTGATCTTTGGGTACACGCTCTATCGGCCGTACCACCGAGCGATCTTGATGAAGAGTTAGGAGCGTTGGGTTTCCCCTTCAACTACAGGCTGTTGATTCATATTATGCCGACAGGTTCTGAAGAAGTAACTGGTGTGGTGGTAAGGTTCGATTTTTCAGGAAGTATCTCTTCTCTTCGCGATATCGGTGAAACTGATGGACGTTGCTACGATACAACAGATCCGCATCTGGCACTTTGTGTGGTCGACGAAATCGAGTCTTTGGGTTACGCAAGCATCCAATTTTCCGTTACACCGACGGAACTAGGTGAATTGACGGCAACAGCGACTCTCGTCGATTCCTATCCTAGTGATACCAATGCCACGAACAACAGTGATTCCTTCACAATGACTATTTTTTCTCCCTGCGGAGATGGAACGATCGATGCCGGTGCCGGGGAAGGGTGTGATGACGGAAATATGGTTAATGGAGACGGCTGTGATGCCAACTGCACCACAACCTCCTGCGGAAATGGAATCCAGACGGTTGGGGAAGCCTGCGACGACGGCAATGTCGTGAATGGAGACGGCTGCAACGATCGCTGCGAAGTGACCTTTGCCTGCAGCGATGGGGTGGATAACGATACCGATGGCCTTGAGGATATCGCCGATCCCGGTTGTTATACAGGTGGAAACATCACAGTGGCCGGTGACTATCACCCGGAGGATAACGATGAAACCCACGAGGCCCGTTGCGGCAACGGGGCCGTTGGCGATTTGACGACTGAAATTTGTGACGATGGAAATGCGGTCGATGGAGACGGCTGTGACTTAAACTGCACCGCAACCTCCTGCGGAAACGGAATCCGGACGGCGGGAGAAGCTTGCGACGACGGGGATAGCGTTGATACCGATGCCTGCCGGAATAATTGCACGCTCCCCCGATGCGGCGATGGAATTGCCTCGACCGGTGAGGCCTGTGACGACGGGAACACAACACCCTACGACGGTTGCGATATGCTCTGTCAGACCGAACCGGAGGTCAGAAATCGTCGATGGAATATTCAAACTATTGACGACGGAACCGACGAGGTCGGAAAATATTCCTCCCTGGCCTTGGGCCCCGAGGGCCGGTCGTATATCGCCTATTACCGGGATATGACGAACGACCTGATGTATCTCAAAAAAAGGGAAAATGGATCGTGGGGGCAATTTCGAGTCACTGCAACAGGTTCCGGTTATACCGGAAAACTCAGAATCGTTGGAGAAAGGATGCATTTTCTCTACAGCAGGGCCGCTGTCATCGGGGAAGACAACCTCTTTCATCAAGACAAGCCGCTTGTCGGTTCCCTTTCGGCGGTCTCGTCGTTTCCCGGTCAGGGAAATGCCGCCGACCTTGGCCTGACCCCCTGGGGATCTCCGGTCGTCACCTTCAAGAAATCCGGTTCCGGTTCCTGTTTGGGAACAACTGTCGCCTCAGAGCGGCTCGCCTTGGCCTGGCGCGAGGGAACAACCTGGCACTGTGCCCCGATCACCCCTTATTCGGTCGCCGGTGTTCAGTCGCTAGTCGTTGACCCGACCGGAGCGATCCATATCGTTTATTCCCTAACCTCCGAGGGAAGGACAATCCTCGGCTACCGCAAGTCATCGGTTCCGGCGAGTGATGGGAGTTACTCGTGGGCCGGTTCAGGCACCATTACCAGCACCAACCTCCTCCTTTCAGGGGACCCATCTCCCCATACAATATCTTTGTCCATCGACGTCGATGCCGCCAATCAGGCCCATACCTGCTATTATTCTTCTTACTCGCATGCTTTGTTCTATGCCCGTTTTGAGTCAGGCTCTTGGATACGCGACAGAATCGATGGCACCCTCTCTTCTTACGACTCAAATGATGTTGGGCGAGACTGTCAAATCGCCGTTGATCGGACCCGAGGGATTATCCATGTTAGCTACTATGACAACGAACACCACACCCTCAAATATGCCCAAAGGCCGCTTGCCGGAAGAAGTTGGGCAAAAGTGACCGTTGATTCTCCGTCAGGAATCGACGTTGGAAAATATAACTCTCTCGAGATCGATTCCCAGGGGCTGGCCCACATCAGTTACTATGATGCGACCAATAAAGATTTAAAATATGCCACTAACGCGGGGATCTGCGGGAACCAGGTCTTGGAGCTACCGGAGGGTTGTGACGACGGCAACACAAATAATGGAGATAGTTGCAGTGCTGCTTGCGAGCAGGAATCGGAGAGCGGTCCCCGGTGCGGCAATGCGACTGTCGAGATCGGTGAGTCGTGTGACGACGGGAATGCGGTCAGTGAAGATGGCTGCAGCGCCTCCTGCCAGCGGGAAGCGGTCTGCGGAAACAGGACTGTGGAATGGGGAGAAACCTGCGATGATGGAAACAGCGTCTCCGGCGATCGGTGTGATTCTTACTGTCTGGTAGAACCTCCAACCTCTTCCGGGTCAGGTTCTTCATCGACCGTAACAGGAGGGTCACGATCCATAGGAGGTTCGGGAGGAGGCTCGGGCTCCGCCGGTATCGTTGCCACGGTTTTTGAACCGTCCGGTGCCTTTTATAACCAAATTCCCTCTCCCCAGTTTCAGATCGAGGAGATCGATCCGGCTGATGGTGCTGAGCACTGGGTTGTGGCCAATGGCCTCATCGGGGATGGAAGCGGCTATTTCTGCTCCCCGTACCGAAGTTCGACGTATCCCCTGACCGATGAATTCAATGCCTATCAAGACGCGATGGGAGAGAGGGTTACCCACCCCGATCATCATTCCACCGGCTTCAGGGCGAATGCTGGGAGTTATCGCCTCTATCGCCTGACCGACCACTGCCGCATCGAGGGATGCGGGGCCGGGGTCATTGTGCCGGATCAACAAACTTTTCTCTTGGGGATCCCCCAGGTTGCGATGAGCTGTTACCCGATCGGCAAGCAGGAATTTTATGGGGACATCAGTTACGAAGATCTTGAAGCCCGGCATGATGCACTCGATGATTCATCCAGAAACAACTGGTGGGACAATTCCAACTTTCTCTTCGGCCGTTATCTCCTGAAAAAACTCCCGGTTGACGAGGTCACCAGCTCTCTGACACTCCTTGATGACGAAACAGAGCTCCTGCCGTCCGGGTTCAACTACTTTGAGTGCCCCTATAGCAAAGAGCACCTGGTTCATAGCTTCACCTGCGCTGAACTCGCAAAAATTGACTGGTACAAGAAAAATAACCCCCGGATTTCCTGGGGGACCAATTCTGGACGCGATGGGGAGATCAACCAGGAGGCGCGGATCTTCTTCAAAACCTTGTTGACCCAAGCGAAGGATCGGATCGGCGCGCAGATTGCCGATCGGACAACCTTTACCGACACCTATCAGACTTGGGGAGGTGGCGGCTTAACCAACTTGGAGCGGGAGATGGCCGAGATTGTGATTAACGCCTATAACATCTTGGATGACATGACTCCACGGCTCGTCGGCGCGAACTGTTCCGGCTTTGTGAGTTGTCTTGCTGAGACTGCAGGTATCTATACTGGAAACAAGATCCGATTGAAACAGGGACCGGTCGTGAGGGGGGCAATTGTAAAATATGACGACACCGAACATGACAACCAGTTCATCATCCGGAGCGACATCGCAGGGGATTGCCAGGCGAAGCGGGCACTCAATTCCGATGCGCGGTTCAATGTCAGCGATTGCATCCCGTCGTATGGCCGCCGAGAGGATGGCGGCATTGTTGAAGACTATTTTCCCGACGACCCGGGAGTGGAAATCTACGACCCGGCACCGGCGGAATCAGGCCCCCATTTCTTGGCCTCCCGACCGGCCCCCGCCGTCAAATCGGCACCCGGCTACGCCTGTCTCGTCGCGGGAAAATTGGCCCACCAGATGATCCATGCCTATTTCCTAAGAACCCTGGGGCACAATCGAATGGAGAGCTATCCCTCTCCGGAGGCCCTTTGGGAGGAAGAGCAGGCCAACATGACCGAGGCGTTGGTCATTGATGCCTTGACCGCTCTCAATTATTGCCCGGGGCCATTGACCAACACCTTTCAAAAAGAAGATTTCGTTCGTTCGACCTGGACCACGCGATATGGAACCGCTACCGGAGTTGGGGGAGGCAACCGGGGAAAAAGATTTTATTATCCCTCTCCCCCGGTCGGCTACGACGGGATTTTTCTAGGCCCCTTCTACACCAACATGAGCAACATCGCCTATGCGCTTTATAGCCACGACCCCGAATCGGCCAGAAACCTGGCCCTCCACCATGCGATCTGTCCGATTCTCGATCCCCCGTCTTTAATGAATAATAATGGTTTGAGTGTCGTCCCCTTTTCTCTTCCCGAGCCGGCTGACTCACGTTCATGGACCGATCACCCGATTAACGAGCGTAATCCCCCTGCCGATCAGATCGGAAGGGATCAACAAATCAATCGGCTGAGAAACCAGGGGGGGAAGAGATGA